The Manihot esculenta cultivar AM560-2 chromosome 11, M.esculenta_v8, whole genome shotgun sequence genome includes a region encoding these proteins:
- the LOC110627164 gene encoding mitotic apparatus protein p62 gives MPEIANKDEPLLPSKRKLDSLPISEGKEELQEDQPNKNQKLQSLTHNGNSPVIEETTTGSQPLLLSNINTGANSSISKEKSSSKSVAEDKDTGEEEQEDDDDDGDYEDEEEEEEENGEASVVDKKGKGIMIEEVKDDDSDDEDDEDNDSSDAGSELDGNGSELEDDPLAEVDLDNILPSRTRRRTAQPGVYITDDHGNFDDDSDDSDA, from the coding sequence ATGCCAGAAATCGCCAACAAAGACGAACCCTTGTTGCCCTCCAAGCGTAAACTCGATTCACTTCCAATTTCAGAAGGCAAAGAAGAATTACAAGAAGATCAACCCAACAAAAATCAAAAGCTCCAATCTCTCACCCACAACGGCAATTCGCCGGTCATCGAAGAGACAACCACTGGAAGCCAACCTCTTTTACTTTCTAACATCAATACCGGCGCTAATTCTTCCATTTCCAAAGAGAAAAGTAGCAGTAAATCTGTGGCGGAAGATAAAGACACCGGAGAAGAGGaacaagaagatgatgatgatgatggagaCTATGAGgatgaagaagaggaggaggaagagaacGGAGAGGCGTCTGTAGTGGATAAGAAAGGTAAAGGGATCATGATTGAAGAGGTGAAAGATGATGATAGTGATGATGAAGATGACGAAGACAATGATTCGAGTGATGCCGGAAGTGAATTGGACGGTAATGGTAGTGAGCTAGAGGATGATCCTCTGGCTGAGGTTGATCTGGATAACATTCTACCATCGAGGACGCGGCGACGGACGGCGCAGCCTGGGGTTTATATTACTGACGACCATGGTAACTTTGACGATGATAGCGATGATAGTGATGCCTGA